Sequence from the Ectothiorhodospira sp. BSL-9 genome:
GTCGAACGACCGGAGCTTGGCGACGGCGTACGATCCTGGCACCTGCATTTGAGCCGGGAGCGCGCCCGAACGGAATCCGGCGCTGTGCGCCGTCCAAGACATTTTTTGATTTACCGGGTGGAGCACGATCAAGTTGTCGTCGGACGGGTTCTGCACGACGCCATGGAACTCGCGCGACACTTGGATGCCGAGGCACTCTGGGAATAAGAGCCGGTGGAGGTATGGTCTGAGGAGGCATAACGGCGCCTGCCCGGCCGCAAGCCGAGCGAGGTCTCGCGCATGTCTACATTGCAATGACTACTTAGCCAGCCCTCCACCGGCACGCACAGCTCGAGGGCCTCGCGGGCGGGTCCGCCCCTGCTGAAAGTAGAGGCCGGCGAAATTGATGCGGGCGATGATCCGCACTGCGAAACCGCAGGCCGGGCAGGTGTCGATGTCGATACCGAACCCCCGCCAGTGGCAGGTTTACGTCCGGCTACAGCCGCTCATCCTGTGCCGTTGACTGCCCGCTCTGGGTCGCACACCGCCATCCCTGTGGGCCCATGCTTGTGTTTCCTCCACCTCAAACGAGGAAACGACCATGAACGATTCGGAAAAGACTGCCCCACACCACCCTGCCCCGTGGAACAAGGGCAAGCTCATTGGCCAGAAGCCGCCACTCAAACTCAGAGAGATCTGGGCCCTACGCACTCGACTGGAACTGGCGGGGAAAATCCGGGAACTCGCCCTGTTCAACCTGGCAATCGACAGCAAGCTCAGGGGCTGTGACCTGGTCCAGTTGCGGGTGAACGATGTGGCCCGTGGTGGGGAAATCCTGACCCGGGCCAGCGTGGTTCAGCAGAAGACCCATGAACCCGTCCGCTTCGAACTTACCGAGCCAACCCGAGCCGCAGTCGCGGCCTGGATCACCAAAGCCGGCCTGACGAGTGGCAGCTACCTCTTTCCAAGCCGGAGGCTCGCCCCATCTCTCAACACGACAGTACGCGCGCATCGTCAAGGGATGGGTGGGACTGATCGGAGGCAATCCACAGGAGTACGGCACCCACTCACTTCGCCGCACCAAGGCCACGCTGATCTACCGGCGAACCAAGAACCTGCGGGCGGTGCAACTCCTGCTTGGTCATCGCAAGCTGGAAAGTACCGTCCGCTACCTCGGCATCGAGGTCGATGACGCCCTGGAGATGGCCGAACGCACCGAGTGCTGATATGCCTGGGCCGGTCAGCGCTCCTCCCACCAGGGACGCTGACCGGCCCAAACCGGGCATTCGGCCTGCACTGACCAGCGGCCGCAAGCCCGCTCGAACCAGAAAGGTTACTCGCACCTTTTGGACTCAACTCTGGACGGCCTCTTAACCTCTACTAGAACGGGTGGGAGGCCTCGAATAGGGGCTAACGTGCGTTCCCCGCCTCCTGGTTTGGCCCCTCTACCTTGTGATGGCCAGCGACTCCCCAATGTACTGCCGGGTGCTTCACAGCGCCTTACTGAGTACGATCACCCTTACTGAGGGTGTTTGCGGGTGGAATGATCACGCAGGGTGAGGTTTGAGGGGGGATCCCCCTCGGGGAGCTTGAACGAACGCGCCCTTTGGGGGAGTCTCTGGTTACCAAGCCAAGAGACACTCACAGTGTGCCATGTTCCGTTGTCCGATCCCCAGTTTTTCCGGTTTCTAATCCACATCGATGAGGCATTGGCGGCCGAGGCGCAGGCGGCCGGGTGCCCGTGTGGCGGCGTGCTACACCGCGCCAACTATCCACGCAAGCCGCGCGGCTGCCCGCCTGCGTTCCGCGCTGAATACGCGACGCGGCTGAGTTTCTGCTGCAGCCAGTGCCGACGTCGGACGACCAGCCAGTCGGTGCGTTTTCTGGGGCGGCGCGTATGGCTGAGCTGGGTGGTGGTGCTGGGGTCAACCCGGCCGGCCGGGCACGGCACGGCGGCGGCTGCGTTGTGTGAAGCGTTATCGATTCCCTGGCGCACCC
This genomic interval carries:
- a CDS encoding type II toxin-antitoxin system RelE/ParE family toxin, which codes for MARYRLSTAAQADLIDILAWTQSQFGEAARKRYETLLVTALRDISSQPARAGSVERPELGDGVRSWHLHLSRERARTESGAVRRPRHFLIYRVEHDQVVVGRVLHDAMELARHLDAEALWE
- a CDS encoding tyrosine-type recombinase/integrase, giving the protein MGLIGGNPQEYGTHSLRRTKATLIYRRTKNLRAVQLLLGHRKLESTVRYLGIEVDDALEMAERTEC